One genomic region from Rhodococcus sp. SBT000017 encodes:
- a CDS encoding DUF998 domain-containing protein, protein MTVRPAKVGALTIVLGALVVLVLDIHTAWQTPSHLRRTISEYGLGAQQWVFSIGVVLLALGSALTLASAIRHRLTRPGATASIFLTLWTVGLVAVVAVPKQDWSNDASLSIGGTIHRLGAAVAFVSIPVAVFAFSRPWLRDAVWAVRARVTMGLSALSFVTLMPIVYALAVGATGSRPWYRVVTLGYVERVLVVAEVIALISLALWVWAAERRNAATESAQEIRSSQPV, encoded by the coding sequence GTGACTGTTCGACCAGCGAAGGTGGGCGCACTGACGATCGTGCTGGGCGCACTCGTGGTGCTGGTTCTCGATATCCACACTGCATGGCAGACGCCCTCCCATCTGCGTCGAACGATCAGCGAGTACGGACTCGGCGCGCAGCAGTGGGTGTTCTCGATCGGCGTCGTTCTGCTCGCTCTCGGTTCGGCGCTCACCCTCGCGTCCGCGATTCGACATCGCCTCACTCGGCCTGGTGCGACCGCTTCGATCTTCCTCACACTGTGGACCGTGGGACTCGTCGCCGTCGTCGCTGTGCCGAAGCAGGATTGGTCGAACGACGCCTCGCTCAGCATCGGCGGCACGATCCACCGACTGGGGGCAGCGGTGGCGTTCGTCAGCATCCCCGTTGCGGTGTTCGCGTTCTCTCGCCCGTGGCTTCGTGACGCTGTGTGGGCAGTGCGCGCCCGCGTGACCATGGGACTCAGCGCGCTGTCCTTTGTGACGTTGATGCCGATCGTGTACGCGCTGGCTGTGGGAGCAACCGGCTCGCGTCCTTGGTATCGCGTCGTCACACTCGGCTATGTGGAGCGGGTGCTCGTCGTAGCCGAAGTGATCGCGCTCATCTCGCTCGCCCTGTGGGTGTGGGCGGCAGAACGTCGGAATGCGGCCACGGAGTCGGCACAGGAGATCCGGTCCTCACAGCCTGTCTAG
- a CDS encoding S9 family peptidase: MRALTRSTERAAHRRGVAPFLPRLFVDRFTHLGGIPDAEFRSQLSECRSFDDDRWAPYWSTFADGHLARADEALFRLGAPESARLLDAPDPSALTALGEALAPAATILVDRGTVADPEVPARFVAAHPEASDAVVAMDGLIKALVYDFVAAWPGGSPQRQRAYRRSSRLSETLLQAMAPTMGYDVEVLDIVLPGTSDRVHGVLALPTGATNMPTVLVTNGLEGTIAETLFPLLARREAGLATFVMEMPGTYSYSDPMTVAAEIVYRSVIDFLAADKRIDGERLGIMGFSFGGYWAARMAAVDPRLKAAVSNGPLTHRSFGVVNSIGMPEVMLSTLSRTLGATSIAGLLHKVSKLSLRQLYRDIGIPLLVINGAQDTLASTRDSIDLAVAAPNAQLVLYADDDHCAMGNAEHWSLLSTRFLCEHLLDPSRK; encoded by the coding sequence GTGAGAGCGCTGACCCGCAGCACCGAACGTGCCGCGCACAGGCGAGGTGTCGCGCCGTTTCTACCGCGGCTGTTCGTCGACCGCTTCACGCATCTCGGCGGAATCCCGGATGCAGAATTCCGGAGTCAGCTGTCGGAATGCCGTTCGTTCGACGATGACCGGTGGGCTCCCTACTGGTCGACGTTCGCCGACGGACACCTCGCGCGCGCAGACGAGGCGTTGTTCCGATTGGGTGCCCCCGAGAGTGCCCGGTTGCTCGACGCCCCCGACCCCTCGGCACTGACGGCACTGGGTGAGGCACTCGCGCCAGCGGCGACAATTCTTGTCGATCGTGGCACGGTGGCAGATCCGGAGGTACCGGCACGGTTCGTCGCAGCGCATCCCGAGGCATCCGACGCGGTTGTTGCGATGGACGGTTTGATCAAAGCGCTGGTGTACGACTTCGTTGCCGCGTGGCCTGGCGGCAGTCCTCAACGCCAGCGTGCCTACCGCCGCTCGTCGCGCTTGTCGGAAACGTTGTTGCAGGCCATGGCGCCGACGATGGGGTACGACGTCGAAGTGCTCGACATCGTCTTGCCCGGCACCTCCGATCGGGTGCACGGCGTTCTCGCGTTGCCGACTGGTGCGACGAACATGCCGACGGTTCTGGTCACGAACGGCTTGGAAGGCACCATCGCCGAGACTCTCTTTCCTCTCCTGGCTCGGCGCGAGGCCGGTCTCGCCACCTTCGTCATGGAGATGCCCGGTACATATTCGTACAGCGACCCCATGACGGTGGCGGCCGAGATCGTCTACAGGTCGGTGATCGACTTTCTCGCTGCCGACAAGCGCATCGACGGCGAGCGATTGGGCATCATGGGTTTCAGCTTCGGCGGTTACTGGGCCGCGCGTATGGCCGCTGTGGACCCTCGTTTGAAAGCGGCGGTGTCCAATGGGCCGCTCACACACCGGAGTTTCGGTGTGGTCAATTCGATCGGCATGCCGGAGGTGATGCTGTCGACGCTGAGCCGGACGCTCGGTGCCACCAGTATTGCCGGCCTGTTGCACAAGGTATCGAAACTCTCTCTGCGACAACTCTATCGAGACATCGGCATCCCACTGTTGGTGATCAACGGGGCTCAGGACACTCTCGCCAGTACCCGCGACTCGATCGACCTCGCAGTCGCTGCGCCCAACGCGCAGCTGGTGCTCTATGCCGACGACGACCACTGTGCGATGGGCAACGCCGAGCACTGGTCGTTGCTGTCGACTCGCTTCCTCTGCGAGCATCTGCTGGACCCGTCGAGAAAATAG
- a CDS encoding TetR/AcrR family transcriptional regulator has translation MADNTDHVAPRRRPGGRTAHVRAAVHQAVLDAVIEGGVDKVGIPDIARRAGVRDSTVYRRWATRENLVLDAMLAASEHTLPRPDTGSLRGDLTTLATTLSAYLNSPLGHGLVRALAFVTDSPDIELARNTFWQKRFEANQVMIGHAIARGEISAGADAHARTAIELLIAPIHFRHFLTRVPCDAEFIDTVVAAAIGSLRSTPTSDAEHP, from the coding sequence ATGGCTGACAACACCGATCACGTTGCACCACGCCGACGGCCAGGGGGACGGACGGCTCACGTCAGAGCTGCGGTACACCAGGCCGTACTGGACGCCGTGATCGAGGGCGGCGTCGACAAGGTCGGCATTCCGGATATCGCCCGCCGCGCCGGCGTACGTGACAGCACTGTCTACCGACGGTGGGCCACTAGAGAAAATCTTGTACTCGACGCGATGCTCGCCGCCAGCGAGCACACCCTCCCGCGGCCCGATACCGGCTCGCTGCGCGGGGATCTAACGACACTTGCCACCACTTTGAGCGCGTATCTGAACTCACCCCTGGGCCATGGCCTGGTTCGAGCGCTTGCCTTCGTCACCGACTCCCCCGACATCGAGCTGGCGCGAAACACATTCTGGCAGAAACGTTTCGAGGCAAACCAAGTGATGATCGGACATGCAATCGCACGGGGTGAGATCTCCGCCGGTGCCGACGCGCATGCCCGCACCGCGATAGAACTGCTCATTGCCCCCATCCACTTTCGCCATTTCCTCACCCGCGTTCCGTGTGACGCGGAATTCATCGACACCGTGGTCGCCGCGGCGATCGGATCACTACGCAGCACGCCGACGAGCGACGCCGAACACCCTTGA
- a CDS encoding metalloregulator ArsR/SmtB family transcription factor has product MSDAEVDRLFQAFADKTRRDIVAKVTVGEQSVSELAAHYAMSFAAVQKHVAVLERADVITKHKRGREQIVRVRLDTIAHARALLDTYEEIWRQRVERIDDLFTNDRKGTT; this is encoded by the coding sequence ATGAGTGACGCCGAGGTCGATCGCCTGTTCCAGGCCTTCGCCGACAAGACGCGGCGCGACATCGTCGCGAAGGTCACTGTCGGCGAACAGTCGGTATCGGAGTTGGCGGCTCACTACGCCATGAGTTTTGCCGCTGTGCAGAAGCACGTCGCGGTTCTCGAACGCGCTGACGTGATCACCAAACACAAGCGTGGCAGGGAGCAGATCGTGCGAGTTCGGTTGGACACCATCGCACACGCTCGCGCCTTGCTCGATACCTACGAGGAGATCTGGCGACAACGCGTCGAACGGATCGACGATCTCTTCACCAACGACCGGAAAGGTACCACCTGA
- a CDS encoding SRPBCC domain-containing protein, which translates to MPFVSSHQDTEQLALTLVAKFAASVEQVWQIWEDPRQLERWWGPPTWPATFETHDFVPGGRATYYMTGPDGEKITYYWVFTDISALSSLSFDDGFTDESGNPSSEMPIIHTAVTLERADALTRMTIRSRFDSIEQLELLDSMGMVEGMTEAIGQIDAILAH; encoded by the coding sequence ATGCCATTCGTCAGCTCTCACCAGGACACCGAGCAACTCGCCCTCACCCTCGTCGCCAAATTCGCCGCGTCGGTCGAGCAGGTCTGGCAGATCTGGGAGGACCCTCGTCAGCTCGAACGCTGGTGGGGTCCTCCCACCTGGCCTGCCACGTTCGAGACGCACGACTTCGTTCCGGGAGGGCGCGCCACCTACTACATGACCGGACCTGATGGTGAGAAGATCACCTACTACTGGGTCTTCACCGACATCTCTGCGCTGTCGTCGCTGAGCTTCGACGACGGATTCACCGACGAGAGCGGCAATCCATCCTCGGAGATGCCCATCATTCACACGGCCGTGACTCTCGAACGAGCGGATGCGTTGACACGCATGACAATTCGAAGCCGGTTCGATTCGATCGAACAGCTCGAGCTGCTCGATTCAATGGGCATGGTCGAGGGCATGACGGAGGCAATCGGTCAGATCGACGCCATCCTCGCCCACTGA
- a CDS encoding SMP-30/gluconolactonase/LRE family protein, protein MNRVSRIVPAVAATTLLLSACGSSEPTQTPTDDTTAAFTSASSTASNPSAATVYNLPGSGVFPEGITAADDTFYVTSTSDGAVFRGTVGSPDVSVFLPGGADGRTGAAGIDVTDEDDRSDYLVIAGGAAGKVWVYDADSGELVATFGNGLGTDATFLNDVAIADNGDAYVTDSRNPALYRIPFEQMTAGVQDGQLETFVNFDGTPFVYGEGFNANGIVENDDESALIVVQSSTGNLYRIDKSSKEVTQVDLGGATVTNGDGLEMDDDTLYVVRNRDGLIATIDLDDDGRTGAVTGEITDPSFAYPTTVAAMDDRLFVVNSQFDKRGGEPVEPFTVSSVPE, encoded by the coding sequence GTGAACCGAGTCTCCCGGATAGTGCCCGCTGTTGCCGCCACCACACTCCTGCTGAGCGCCTGCGGGTCCTCGGAACCGACACAGACGCCTACGGACGACACCACTGCGGCATTCACATCTGCGTCGTCCACGGCCTCGAACCCGAGCGCCGCGACCGTATACAACCTGCCGGGTAGCGGCGTGTTCCCCGAGGGCATCACCGCCGCCGACGACACGTTCTACGTGACCTCGACGTCCGACGGCGCAGTGTTCCGCGGGACTGTCGGATCCCCGGATGTGTCGGTGTTTCTCCCTGGCGGCGCGGACGGACGCACCGGCGCCGCCGGAATCGACGTGACCGACGAGGACGATCGCAGCGACTACCTGGTGATCGCCGGTGGAGCCGCGGGCAAGGTGTGGGTGTACGACGCCGACTCCGGCGAACTGGTTGCCACGTTCGGAAACGGCCTCGGCACCGATGCCACGTTCCTCAACGATGTTGCCATCGCCGACAACGGCGATGCCTACGTCACCGACTCACGGAACCCGGCGCTGTACCGGATCCCGTTCGAGCAGATGACGGCAGGCGTGCAGGACGGACAACTGGAGACGTTCGTGAACTTCGACGGCACCCCCTTCGTCTACGGGGAGGGATTCAACGCCAACGGAATCGTCGAGAACGACGACGAATCCGCGTTGATCGTCGTGCAATCGAGCACCGGCAACCTGTACCGGATCGACAAGAGCTCGAAAGAGGTCACACAGGTCGACCTCGGCGGTGCCACGGTCACCAACGGTGACGGGCTCGAGATGGACGACGACACCTTGTACGTCGTTCGCAATCGTGACGGTCTCATCGCCACAATCGACCTCGACGACGACGGCAGAACTGGCGCGGTCACCGGAGAGATCACCGACCCATCGTTCGCCTACCCGACAACCGTTGCAGCCATGGACGATCGGCTGTTCGTAGTGAACAGCCAGTTCGACAAGCGTGGGGGAGAGCCTGTCGAGCCGTTCACCGTCAGCTCGGTTCCGGAGTAG
- a CDS encoding LuxR C-terminal-related transcriptional regulator, giving the protein MTVLDIRVGDAPDPRLSAREIEVLTAWLISDSKAEASRSLYLSMGTVNTHLTRIRAKYTAVGRTAPTKATLLVRALQDGFIDIDEL; this is encoded by the coding sequence ATGACTGTGCTCGACATCCGCGTCGGCGACGCACCCGACCCACGGCTCAGCGCTCGTGAAATCGAAGTACTCACCGCCTGGCTCATCTCTGATTCCAAAGCGGAGGCGTCGCGCTCGCTCTATCTCTCGATGGGAACCGTCAACACACATCTGACGCGCATCAGAGCCAAATACACGGCAGTGGGGCGAACGGCACCGACCAAAGCGACGTTGCTGGTGCGCGCACTGCAGGACGGGTTCATCGACATCGACGAGCTGTGA
- a CDS encoding TetR family transcriptional regulator C-terminal domain-containing protein, translated as MTELDATAAHFVEAGVTLLIAHPQRILERGLRIEDVVHEADSSTATFFRKFNTKSDFLSTVVEHLSRTPLPTDVHDTVRTQMANSGDSIRAGVSTLVARYFPAIVDQKSTTATLLDHVFRGPASAALAGGYRVRDDAVLDAFEALFAPEGGAFRRPFTARSFAVTVNAVVDGFRIRSQVDAASVSADVMSDAVLAFLGAVVDTSGHHQHLDDVVGDVGVPVEERPLPRDPRAAIVTAARDEFGKRGYFMTRMDDVADIAGVPRAACKTLFPTKPSVIVAALQSRVDRLRESVADDQLLGLDDLTILQNHMLRCAQLAADELEFMDALLVAVAHDTYGEPEGLISIKDKLNLPSIIAPVIARGQDTGIFRKGSSPVDLAAGITNTLLMRCFTRRQNSPQDNATFVGELLLDGLGTH; from the coding sequence ATGACCGAGCTCGACGCGACCGCCGCCCACTTCGTCGAGGCGGGTGTCACATTGTTGATCGCGCATCCGCAGAGGATTCTCGAGCGCGGACTACGTATCGAGGACGTCGTCCACGAGGCCGACTCGTCGACAGCGACGTTCTTCCGCAAGTTCAATACCAAATCCGACTTCCTCAGCACGGTCGTCGAGCATCTGTCCCGAACACCACTACCCACCGACGTTCACGACACAGTTCGCACACAGATGGCGAACAGTGGCGACTCGATTCGCGCAGGGGTGTCGACGCTCGTTGCGCGCTATTTTCCGGCAATCGTCGACCAGAAGAGCACCACCGCAACTCTTCTCGACCATGTTTTCCGCGGACCTGCTTCCGCGGCACTCGCCGGTGGCTACCGTGTTCGAGACGACGCCGTACTGGACGCATTCGAGGCATTGTTCGCTCCCGAAGGGGGAGCCTTTCGCCGTCCCTTCACGGCCCGATCGTTCGCAGTGACGGTCAATGCCGTCGTCGACGGCTTTCGCATCCGCAGTCAGGTGGACGCCGCGTCCGTTTCGGCCGATGTGATGTCCGACGCGGTGCTCGCCTTCCTCGGGGCCGTCGTCGACACGTCGGGACATCATCAGCACCTCGATGACGTCGTGGGAGATGTCGGTGTGCCGGTCGAGGAACGGCCCCTGCCCCGCGATCCGCGTGCTGCGATCGTCACCGCGGCGCGCGACGAGTTCGGAAAGCGTGGCTACTTCATGACGCGTATGGACGACGTCGCCGATATCGCAGGAGTGCCGAGGGCGGCGTGCAAGACACTGTTTCCGACCAAGCCGTCCGTCATCGTCGCAGCGCTGCAGAGCCGAGTCGATCGTCTTCGCGAGTCGGTGGCCGACGACCAGTTGCTGGGCCTCGACGATCTCACGATTCTGCAGAACCACATGCTGCGGTGCGCGCAACTCGCCGCCGACGAACTCGAATTCATGGACGCTCTCCTCGTCGCCGTCGCACACGACACCTACGGCGAGCCGGAGGGACTGATCTCGATCAAGGACAAGCTGAACCTGCCGTCGATCATCGCACCGGTCATCGCACGAGGGCAGGACACCGGTATCTTCCGAAAGGGCTCGAGCCCAGTCGATCTCGCTGCAGGCATCACCAACACTCTGCTGATGCGGTGCTTCACCCGACGACAGAACAGCCCGCAGGACAACGCGACGTTCGTCGGTGAACTTCTCCTCGACGGACTCGGTACGCACTGA